From Dietzia sp. ANT_WB102, a single genomic window includes:
- a CDS encoding R3H domain-containing nucleic acid-binding protein, with translation MSKRNIEVSEERLVEEGEVAGDYLEQFLDILDFDGDIDLDVEGDRAVVSIVGGDGLDTLVGPDGAVLDAIQELTRLAVQQELGDRSRLMLDIAGWREAKREALTELGRVAAQQVLESGQPEELEPMTPFERKIIHDAISGIGGVASDSTGVEPHRRVVVLPE, from the coding sequence ATGTCCAAGAGGAACATCGAGGTGTCCGAAGAACGATTGGTCGAGGAGGGCGAGGTGGCGGGTGACTATCTTGAGCAGTTCCTCGACATCCTGGACTTCGACGGCGATATTGACTTGGACGTCGAGGGTGACCGTGCCGTCGTGAGCATCGTGGGTGGAGATGGCTTGGATACGTTAGTCGGCCCGGACGGTGCGGTGTTGGACGCGATCCAAGAATTGACGCGTCTCGCGGTGCAGCAGGAGCTTGGCGACCGTAGCCGGCTGATGCTCGATATCGCCGGATGGCGTGAGGCGAAGCGGGAAGCTCTTACCGAATTGGGTCGCGTCGCTGCGCAGCAGGTGCTGGAGTCCGGTCAGCCGGAGGAACTCGAACCCATGACGCCGTTCGAACGCAAGATCATTCATGACGCCATATCGGGGATCGGGGGGGTGGCGTCGGATTCCACTGGCGTCGAACCTCATCGTCGGGTCGTCGTTCTTCCGGAGTGA
- the dnaN gene encoding DNA polymerase III subunit beta yields the protein MEITDPTFRVTREDFADSVAWVARTLPSRPSVPILGGVLLEADSGLTISGFDYETSAQVSVPAEVSEPGSTLVSGRLLADIARALPDRPVEVVVTAQKMYISCGSAKFTLPTMPVEDYPQLPAMPEVTGSAEVDAFSEAVSQVVVAAGKDDTLPMLTGIRMEIEGTRVTLIATDRFRLAIREFDWEPAREDVAVEVLIPAKALSEVTRSAGHGGRVDLSLGAGSDVGAEGILGVLVSGQRTTTRLLDAEFPKVRQLLPPQHTSVAVVDVEPLVQAIKRVALVADRGVQVRMAFSDGELALSAGGDDAAQANETLQVDFVGEPLTIAFNPGYLLDGLGSVHAARVAFGFTQPSRPAVLRPAPETLPEQGADGAIAPVESDHTYLLMPVRLPG from the coding sequence ATGGAGATCACGGATCCGACGTTCCGCGTCACCCGCGAGGACTTCGCGGACTCCGTGGCCTGGGTGGCTCGCACGCTGCCGTCCCGTCCGTCGGTCCCGATCCTCGGCGGGGTACTACTCGAGGCCGATTCGGGATTGACGATCTCGGGTTTCGACTACGAGACATCGGCGCAGGTCTCCGTTCCGGCTGAGGTGTCTGAGCCCGGAAGCACCCTGGTCTCCGGCCGGCTGCTGGCGGACATCGCGCGAGCCCTGCCCGACCGTCCGGTCGAGGTGGTTGTCACCGCGCAGAAGATGTACATCAGCTGCGGTTCCGCGAAGTTCACCCTCCCGACCATGCCGGTCGAGGACTACCCGCAGCTGCCTGCAATGCCTGAGGTCACCGGATCTGCCGAGGTCGATGCATTTTCTGAGGCTGTGTCCCAGGTCGTCGTCGCGGCGGGCAAGGACGACACGCTGCCCATGCTTACGGGCATCCGCATGGAAATCGAGGGCACCCGGGTGACGCTCATCGCCACCGACCGGTTCCGCCTGGCAATCCGCGAATTCGACTGGGAGCCCGCCCGTGAGGATGTGGCCGTCGAGGTCCTCATCCCCGCCAAGGCGCTGTCAGAGGTCACCCGTTCCGCCGGACATGGTGGTCGTGTGGATCTGAGCCTCGGTGCGGGATCCGACGTGGGTGCCGAGGGGATCCTCGGCGTGTTGGTCTCCGGCCAGCGCACCACAACCCGGCTACTTGACGCGGAGTTCCCCAAGGTCCGTCAGTTGCTCCCGCCCCAACACACCTCCGTTGCTGTCGTGGACGTGGAGCCGCTCGTCCAGGCGATCAAGCGCGTGGCCCTGGTGGCGGACCGTGGCGTCCAGGTCCGCATGGCGTTCTCGGATGGCGAGCTCGCCCTCTCAGCCGGGGGCGACGACGCCGCGCAGGCCAACGAGACGCTCCAGGTGGACTTCGTCGGAGAACCGCTGACCATCGCTTTCAACCCCGGGTACCTGCTCGACGGCCTCGGCAGCGTCCACGCCGCACGCGTCGCGTTCGGTTTCACCCAGCCGAGCCGACCGGCCGTGCTGCGTCCCGCACCCGAGACCCTCCCTGAGCAGGGCGCCGATGGCGCGATCGCCCCCGTGGAGTCCGACCACACCTACCTGCTCATGCCCGTTCGCCTGCCGGGCTGA
- the dnaA gene encoding chromosomal replication initiator protein DnaA, whose translation MSPELEHVWSAVLDRLTDPELASDDNPALSRQQQAWLRLVQPIAVVNGFAMLAAPSAFARDNIESVLRGPITRALSAQLGEPVDLAVKVDTSLAGGQPPTEDDDHASMAAEDLHGLRSDDEHPPATARPRRMTEEQIAAERLLHGSDRDEALSAATAPGLNERYTFSAFVQGNSNRFARAAALAVAEAPARAYNPLFIWGESGLGKTHLLHAIGHYSLRMYSEQKVKYVSTEEFTNDFINSVRDGRQNMFKKRYREADILLVDDIQFLIGKEQVQEEFFHTFNTIHNAQKQIVISSDRPPKQLQPLEDRLRTRFEWGLITDIQPPELETRIAILDKKAKSEKYVVPRDVLELIATRVQRNIRELEGALIRVVAFASLNGHEIDVPLAEVVLRDVVSDDDSLQISAATIMAVTAEFFSTSIDELCGSSKTRSLSRARQIAMYLCRELTDLSLPKIGVTFGGKDHTTVMYAQRKILKEIKDDRRTYDQIQELTARIKERSRSL comes from the coding sequence GTGTCTCCTGAGCTCGAACACGTGTGGAGTGCCGTCCTCGACAGACTGACCGATCCGGAGTTAGCAAGTGACGACAACCCGGCGTTGTCGCGTCAACAACAAGCGTGGCTCCGGCTGGTTCAGCCGATCGCCGTGGTCAACGGTTTCGCGATGCTCGCCGCTCCGTCGGCCTTCGCTCGAGACAACATCGAGTCCGTTCTTCGCGGCCCCATCACCCGTGCGCTCAGCGCGCAGCTCGGCGAGCCGGTCGACCTCGCCGTCAAAGTCGACACGTCACTCGCCGGCGGACAACCGCCGACGGAAGACGACGACCATGCGAGCATGGCCGCGGAAGACCTCCACGGACTGAGGTCCGATGATGAGCACCCACCCGCGACCGCACGCCCGCGACGGATGACCGAAGAGCAGATCGCTGCTGAACGACTGCTGCACGGCAGTGACCGCGACGAAGCATTGTCAGCCGCGACAGCTCCCGGCCTCAACGAGCGCTACACGTTCAGCGCATTCGTCCAGGGAAATTCCAACCGTTTTGCTCGGGCAGCCGCGCTCGCGGTCGCCGAAGCACCGGCCCGTGCATACAACCCACTGTTCATCTGGGGCGAATCCGGGTTGGGCAAGACCCACCTCCTCCACGCCATCGGGCACTACTCGTTGCGTATGTACTCCGAGCAGAAGGTCAAATACGTCTCGACCGAGGAGTTCACGAACGACTTCATCAACTCCGTCCGCGACGGCCGCCAGAATATGTTCAAGAAGCGGTACCGCGAGGCGGACATTCTCCTGGTTGACGACATCCAGTTCCTCATCGGCAAGGAACAGGTCCAGGAGGAGTTCTTCCACACCTTCAACACGATCCACAACGCCCAGAAACAGATCGTGATCTCCTCTGACCGGCCGCCCAAGCAACTGCAGCCACTCGAGGACCGCCTGCGCACCCGCTTCGAGTGGGGTCTGATCACCGACATCCAGCCCCCGGAGCTGGAAACCCGGATCGCCATTCTCGACAAGAAGGCCAAATCCGAGAAGTACGTGGTGCCGCGAGACGTGCTCGAACTCATCGCGACGCGTGTCCAGCGCAATATCCGCGAACTCGAGGGCGCTCTCATCCGAGTGGTGGCGTTCGCCTCTCTCAACGGTCACGAGATCGATGTACCGCTCGCAGAGGTCGTCCTCCGCGACGTGGTCTCCGACGATGACTCACTACAGATCTCGGCGGCGACCATCATGGCGGTAACCGCCGAATTCTTCTCCACGAGCATCGACGAGCTGTGTGGCAGCTCCAAGACCCGGTCCCTGTCGCGGGCGCGCCAGATCGCCATGTATTTGTGCCGCGAACTCACCGACCTGTCCTTGCCGAAGATCGGCGTCACGTTCGGCGGCAAGGACCACACAACCGTGATGTATGCGCAGCGCAAAATTCTCAAAGAAATCAAGGACGACAGGCGCACATACGACCAGATCCAGGAACTCACCGCCCGGATCAAGGAGCGTTCGCGCTCACTCTGA
- the yidD gene encoding membrane protein insertion efficiency factor YidD — translation MNTVRPSPVARVLLWILDFYQKGISPWTPPSCRFEPTCSSYAVEAVRVHGAWYGTWLSVWRLLRCGPWTPGGWDPVPRPRAPDPDPPAGEHHEHSDNSRT, via the coding sequence GTGAATACGGTACGGCCGAGCCCGGTCGCACGGGTCCTGCTGTGGATACTCGACTTCTACCAAAAAGGCATCTCTCCCTGGACACCGCCGAGTTGTCGTTTCGAACCCACCTGCAGTAGTTACGCCGTGGAGGCGGTGCGTGTACACGGGGCCTGGTACGGGACCTGGCTCTCGGTGTGGCGTCTACTCCGCTGCGGACCGTGGACACCGGGCGGTTGGGATCCGGTTCCCCGTCCCCGTGCCCCTGATCCCGATCCGCCTGCGGGCGAGCACCATGAGCACTCCGATAATTCTCGAACGTAG
- a CDS encoding DciA family protein — protein sequence MTDRTGRDPVTPSDPPQRGYDIAKQALEEARARARAEGKQVGRGRTGPVGAGKRLRKRGWTGAGADPWDPQPLGKLVGQVAKKRGWDDKVTTGRLFAEWDRIVGEDVAAHATPERLEEGILYVRASSTAWATQLRLVAADILRKIAAAMGPGHVRRLKVEGPEKPSWRKGPLHVSGRGPRDTYG from the coding sequence GTGACGGATCGAACCGGCAGGGATCCCGTAACACCGTCTGACCCGCCACAACGTGGTTATGACATCGCCAAGCAGGCGCTTGAGGAGGCCCGAGCCCGGGCGCGGGCGGAGGGCAAACAAGTGGGCCGGGGGCGCACCGGCCCGGTGGGCGCGGGCAAGCGACTACGAAAGCGCGGGTGGACGGGCGCAGGTGCCGACCCGTGGGACCCGCAGCCCCTGGGAAAGCTCGTGGGGCAGGTCGCCAAGAAGCGGGGTTGGGACGACAAGGTCACCACCGGGCGACTGTTCGCGGAGTGGGACCGCATCGTCGGTGAGGACGTCGCTGCGCATGCCACGCCGGAACGACTGGAGGAGGGGATCCTCTACGTGCGGGCGTCGAGTACGGCCTGGGCCACCCAGCTAAGGCTCGTGGCGGCCGACATTCTCCGGAAAATCGCCGCCGCCATGGGGCCGGGCCACGTCCGCCGTCTCAAGGTGGAGGGTCCCGAGAAACCGAGTTGGCGAAAGGGGCCACTGCACGTGTCCGGCCGGGGACCCCGCGACACGTACGGATGA
- the rsmG gene encoding 16S rRNA (guanine(527)-N(7))-methyltransferase RsmG: protein MNRHPGDETSRDSDVESDAAPVASATSKQRVDDADSPVPPPGAVEVFGDRLPLAIRYVEILGSAGLVRGLIGPRERPRLWDRHVLNSAAAASHLLEAESVVDIGSGAGLPGIPLALARPDLSVTLVEPLLRRVTFLEEVVSELGIDIRVIRGRAEEKSVIALAGEADVVTSRAVAPLAKLAGWSAPLLKTGGRMVALKGESAREEVERDRSALHRLGFANIEIETVAASDAEPTKLVIGTLATRMGVRGSRSRGGGRRTR from the coding sequence ATGAACAGACACCCTGGCGACGAAACGTCACGTGACAGTGATGTGGAATCTGATGCGGCCCCAGTCGCATCCGCGACGTCCAAGCAGAGAGTGGACGATGCGGACTCGCCAGTTCCTCCTCCCGGGGCCGTCGAGGTGTTCGGTGATCGGCTCCCGCTCGCTATTCGCTATGTCGAGATTCTCGGATCCGCTGGGCTTGTTCGGGGATTAATAGGTCCCCGCGAGCGCCCACGGTTGTGGGACCGGCATGTGCTCAACAGTGCAGCTGCGGCCTCGCACCTATTAGAGGCCGAGTCCGTCGTGGATATCGGCAGCGGCGCAGGCCTACCGGGCATCCCGCTGGCGCTGGCACGCCCCGACCTCTCGGTGACACTGGTCGAGCCGCTCCTTCGGCGTGTGACGTTTTTGGAAGAGGTCGTCTCCGAGCTGGGAATCGATATTCGGGTGATTCGCGGCCGGGCTGAGGAAAAGAGTGTCATCGCACTGGCCGGCGAGGCGGATGTCGTGACATCCCGTGCAGTTGCCCCGCTAGCGAAGCTCGCAGGGTGGTCCGCCCCGTTGCTGAAAACCGGCGGCCGCATGGTTGCACTCAAGGGGGAATCCGCACGTGAGGAGGTCGAACGAGATCGTTCGGCTCTACACAGGCTCGGTTTTGCCAATATTGAGATCGAGACCGTGGCGGCCTCGGACGCCGAGCCGACGAAACTGGTGATCGGCACATTGGCCACTAGGATGGGAGTCCGTGGGTCCCGCTCGCGCGGAGGAGGTCGCCGGACCCGATGA
- the recF gene encoding DNA replication/repair protein RecF, which translates to MHLRHLRLLDFRSWPLLELDLEPGVTTLVGRNGHGKTNVLEAIGVLASLRSHRVASDAPMIRTGADTALVGALAHNAGRELTVELALNSGKANRARLNTSPCRRLSDILGVVQSVLFAPEDLALVRGEPAERRRLLDELMVQRRPTLGGDLSEYSSVLRQRTALLKSASSAVRRGRPEDSAAVLDTLDVWDGRLAELGARLVAGRIELLRQLRPLVVDAYRGLAPESRPADLNYRFRVADAPDESELADPELVEAVLLAELGQRRRDEIDRGMSLVGPHRDDLILSLGDEPAKGFASHGETWSFALALRLGSLEMFRADGVEPVLLLDDVFAELDRHRRAALADVAAGVEQVLITAAVGEDVPDSLRGVRHDVVMTGEGADRHSAMTVSRHRGDGVARGGDDGDDEGNTGTGSRAEP; encoded by the coding sequence ATGCACCTGCGTCACCTGAGGCTCCTCGACTTCCGCTCCTGGCCACTGCTTGAGCTGGATCTCGAGCCCGGGGTCACGACCCTGGTCGGGCGGAACGGACACGGCAAGACCAACGTCCTCGAGGCGATCGGCGTCCTGGCCAGCCTGCGATCCCACCGGGTGGCGTCGGACGCCCCGATGATCAGGACCGGCGCCGATACCGCCCTGGTCGGCGCACTCGCTCATAACGCGGGACGTGAACTGACGGTCGAACTCGCTCTCAACTCCGGTAAGGCCAACCGGGCACGACTCAACACCTCGCCCTGTCGGCGACTGTCAGACATCCTCGGGGTCGTTCAGTCCGTTCTCTTCGCACCCGAGGACCTGGCATTGGTCCGAGGCGAGCCGGCCGAACGTCGCCGACTCCTGGACGAACTGATGGTTCAGCGTCGCCCCACTCTCGGTGGCGACCTCAGCGAGTACTCTTCGGTGCTGCGCCAGCGAACCGCGCTGCTCAAGTCCGCGTCCAGCGCAGTGCGGCGCGGCCGGCCGGAGGACTCCGCCGCAGTCCTGGACACCCTCGACGTGTGGGACGGCCGGCTCGCAGAACTCGGAGCACGATTGGTTGCCGGTCGGATCGAACTCCTCCGACAGTTGCGCCCCCTCGTCGTCGATGCCTATCGCGGCCTCGCCCCCGAGTCCCGCCCCGCCGATCTGAACTACCGATTCCGCGTCGCGGACGCCCCCGACGAATCGGAGTTGGCCGATCCAGAACTCGTAGAGGCGGTGTTGCTCGCCGAGCTCGGCCAACGCAGGCGCGACGAGATCGACCGCGGGATGTCGCTCGTCGGACCCCATCGGGACGACCTCATTCTCAGCCTCGGAGACGAGCCCGCGAAGGGGTTCGCCAGCCACGGTGAGACGTGGTCGTTCGCGCTCGCGCTACGCCTCGGATCGCTGGAGATGTTCCGGGCAGACGGAGTCGAACCGGTCCTGCTCCTCGATGATGTCTTCGCCGAACTCGACCGACACCGGCGCGCCGCGCTGGCCGACGTCGCCGCCGGGGTCGAGCAGGTGCTCATCACCGCCGCGGTGGGCGAGGACGTTCCGGACTCGCTTCGCGGGGTCCGTCATGACGTCGTCATGACGGGTGAGGGGGCGGATCGTCACTCGGCGATGACGGTGTCACGACACCGGGGCGACGGCGTGGCGCGTGGTGGAGATGACGGCGACGACGAAGGCAACACTGGTACCGGAAGTAGGGCAGAACCGTGA
- the rnpA gene encoding ribonuclease P protein component, with product MLPRSHRLHRSADFAAVVRNGARKGRRTMVVHAHVDSSDVRVGGPRFGLVVSKAVGDSVTRHRVSRRLRHIAASLLGEVGDDVMVVIRANPASAVASHEDLVRDMRTGLAAAAARARDSS from the coding sequence GTGCTCCCCAGGTCGCACCGGCTCCACCGTTCCGCTGACTTCGCGGCGGTGGTGCGCAACGGTGCCAGGAAGGGCCGCCGCACCATGGTCGTACACGCCCACGTGGACTCCTCGGACGTCCGCGTGGGCGGTCCGCGTTTCGGGCTGGTTGTCAGCAAAGCCGTCGGGGATTCGGTGACTCGTCATCGCGTCAGCCGGCGGCTTCGTCATATCGCGGCCAGCCTGCTTGGCGAGGTCGGCGACGATGTCATGGTGGTCATCCGCGCCAATCCTGCGTCGGCGGTCGCGTCGCATGAAGATCTCGTGCGCGACATGCGGACCGGACTCGCGGCTGCCGCGGCACGCGCTAGGGATTCGTCGTGA
- a CDS encoding ParA family protein, with the protein MSDDETPIFAAARQANEVLHGDAPALPRPESPRIITIANQKGGVGKTTSTVNLAAALALGGLGVLVIDMDPQGNASTALGVDHREGTPSSYELLMWESPLEDLMQKSPHADRLFCVPATIDLAGSEIELVGLPQRERRLAEVLIPEDLQSLGIDYVFLDCPPSLGLLTVNAMVAAREVLIPIQCEYYALEGVGQLLRNVELIQQHLNTDLQISTIMLTMYDGRTKLSEQVAGEVRKHFGETVLRTVIPRSVKISEAPGFGMTILQYDAGSRGALAYLDAAREINARREAVEPDHLVSTASAGEAKGNGPEENR; encoded by the coding sequence ATGTCCGACGACGAGACCCCGATCTTCGCAGCCGCTAGGCAGGCGAACGAGGTGCTCCACGGGGATGCCCCCGCGCTCCCCCGTCCTGAATCGCCGCGGATCATCACGATCGCCAACCAGAAGGGCGGCGTTGGAAAAACCACGTCGACGGTAAATCTCGCTGCGGCGCTGGCCCTTGGTGGACTCGGTGTTCTCGTGATCGACATGGACCCGCAGGGGAATGCGAGTACAGCACTAGGTGTGGATCACCGGGAGGGGACACCGTCGAGCTACGAGCTCCTGATGTGGGAGTCGCCTCTTGAGGACCTCATGCAGAAGAGTCCACATGCAGACCGTCTGTTCTGTGTTCCGGCCACCATCGACCTCGCCGGTTCGGAGATTGAGCTGGTCGGGTTGCCCCAGCGGGAACGCCGCCTTGCGGAGGTACTCATCCCCGAGGACCTGCAGTCGCTGGGCATCGACTATGTCTTTCTCGATTGCCCACCATCGCTGGGGCTACTCACAGTCAACGCAATGGTGGCTGCGCGAGAGGTTTTGATCCCCATTCAGTGTGAGTATTACGCCCTCGAGGGTGTGGGCCAGCTGTTGCGCAACGTTGAACTGATCCAACAGCATCTGAATACTGATCTGCAGATTTCGACCATCATGCTGACGATGTACGACGGTCGGACAAAGCTTTCGGAGCAGGTTGCCGGAGAGGTTCGCAAACACTTTGGTGAGACTGTCCTCCGGACTGTTATCCCTAGGAGCGTGAAGATCTCGGAAGCACCAGGTTTCGGCATGACCATTCTGCAGTACGACGCCGGATCGCGAGGCGCACTCGCGTATCTCGACGCCGCACGGGAGATCAACGCGCGACGCGAGGCGGTGGAGCCTGACCATCTGGTGTCTACGGCCTCCGCAGGAGAAGCTAAGGGTAACGGCCCGGAGGAGAACCGATGA
- a CDS encoding ParB/RepB/Spo0J family partition protein, protein MSQQRKGGLGRGLAALIPTGPEDGPRLGNDAADLILGPRSSGPRTTPPRSRSHSGTTRAAAPASESEVQRTDDFGAGGSSRDIGSDVSRETPELVDPGAVYREISPADIDPNPKQPRTYFDEEALAELAHSVKEFGLLQPIVVREMPDGRYQLIMGERRWRASQRAELEAIPAIVRQTDDEDLLRDALLENIHRVQLNPLEEAAAYQQLLEEFDVTQSELATRIGRSRPAITNSIRLLQLPTAVQRRVAAGVLSAGHARALLGLEAGASAQDELAARIVAEGISVRATEELVTLANREPKDSSDNPTRPPRGRQRNPELEAVAGRLSDRFETSVSVTMGRRKGRITIDVGDTDDLARVLALLEGGSAGTHR, encoded by the coding sequence ATGAGTCAGCAGCGTAAGGGCGGTCTCGGACGGGGTCTTGCAGCGCTCATTCCTACTGGACCCGAGGACGGACCACGTCTTGGCAATGACGCCGCAGACTTGATCCTCGGGCCCCGAAGTTCGGGACCACGCACTACTCCCCCTCGCTCTCGGTCTCACTCGGGAACCACTCGGGCTGCTGCTCCCGCATCAGAATCCGAAGTTCAGCGGACGGACGATTTCGGAGCCGGCGGCTCCTCACGCGATATCGGCAGCGATGTTTCACGTGAAACTCCAGAGTTGGTTGACCCCGGCGCTGTCTACCGGGAAATTTCGCCCGCAGACATCGACCCGAACCCAAAGCAGCCGCGAACGTACTTCGACGAAGAGGCGTTGGCCGAACTCGCCCACTCTGTCAAGGAGTTCGGCCTCCTCCAGCCCATCGTCGTGCGCGAGATGCCTGATGGCCGGTATCAGCTCATCATGGGTGAACGTCGCTGGCGAGCCAGCCAGCGTGCCGAACTCGAGGCGATCCCCGCCATCGTCCGTCAGACCGACGACGAGGACTTACTGCGGGACGCGTTGCTTGAGAACATCCACCGCGTGCAGCTCAACCCCCTCGAGGAGGCAGCTGCGTACCAGCAACTGCTCGAGGAGTTTGATGTCACTCAGTCGGAGCTCGCCACCCGCATCGGTCGGTCCCGTCCCGCGATCACCAACAGTATTCGTTTGCTCCAGTTGCCGACCGCGGTCCAACGTCGGGTCGCCGCAGGTGTTCTCTCGGCGGGGCACGCCCGAGCGCTCCTCGGTCTCGAGGCCGGTGCGTCTGCGCAGGATGAGCTCGCAGCGCGGATCGTCGCAGAAGGGATATCGGTTCGCGCCACCGAGGAGCTCGTGACCCTGGCCAACCGGGAGCCGAAAGACTCCAGTGACAATCCCACACGGCCGCCCCGGGGACGACAGCGAAACCCCGAATTGGAAGCGGTAGCGGGGAGATTGTCGGACCGATTCGAGACCTCTGTCTCGGTGACGATGGGACGACGCAAGGGACGTATCACGATCGACGTCGGCGATACGGATGATCTGGCCCGGGTCCTCGCTCTACTTGAGGGCGGGTCGGCCGGTACACACCGATGA
- the rpmH gene encoding 50S ribosomal protein L34, which yields MAKGKRTFQPNNRRRAKVHGFRLRMRTRAGRGIVAGRRRKGRAALTA from the coding sequence ATGGCCAAGGGCAAGCGGACTTTCCAGCCGAACAACCGTCGTCGTGCCAAGGTGCACGGTTTCCGTCTGCGGATGCGTACCCGCGCCGGCCGCGGTATTGTCGCCGGCCGCCGGCGCAAGGGCCGCGCCGCGCTGACGGCCTGA
- the yidC gene encoding membrane protein insertase YidC — protein MSFITNPLVYYPISGILWFWHKIFAFLGGLLPWVEAPDSNGLIWAFSVIFLVFTLRTMLFWPAAKQIRFSRKMQEMQPKMKELQKRYKNDREKLAVETRKLQKQEGFNPLLGCLPMLIQIPVFLGLFHVLRSFNRMGTQFNALGMTAEETRNTGNYVFSADEVQSFLDARLFGAPLSSFISQPVEQFQAFVEPGAMLDFARWNILVVAIPMMIVSAITTHLNARVSLSRQSPEAAANPQARIMNQLMLWAFPIGILVTGAFWPMAILVYMVTNNLWTLGQQYFLFEKMAKEDDAAALQRREEQKALAPRVGMKPSTTKKNRSSAAGTAAITSPTVETGTPADVNDEASASGPAVAPGSAPRPGQRPHSPGTQRSRPAQKGSGSRPKNKKKKKKR, from the coding sequence ATGTCGTTCATCACCAACCCGCTGGTCTATTATCCGATCTCCGGGATCCTCTGGTTCTGGCACAAGATCTTCGCGTTCCTCGGCGGCCTACTCCCCTGGGTCGAAGCTCCAGATTCAAACGGTCTCATCTGGGCATTTTCGGTGATCTTCCTCGTCTTTACCTTGCGGACGATGCTGTTCTGGCCTGCCGCCAAGCAAATTCGGTTCTCCCGCAAGATGCAGGAGATGCAGCCGAAGATGAAGGAGCTGCAGAAACGGTACAAGAACGATCGCGAGAAGCTCGCAGTCGAGACGCGGAAACTGCAGAAGCAGGAGGGGTTCAATCCCCTACTTGGTTGTCTGCCGATGTTGATCCAGATTCCCGTCTTCCTCGGTTTGTTCCACGTGCTGCGCTCGTTCAACCGGATGGGCACTCAGTTCAATGCCCTGGGCATGACTGCGGAAGAGACCCGCAACACCGGCAACTATGTGTTCAGCGCCGATGAGGTCCAGAGCTTCCTCGACGCCCGTCTGTTCGGCGCACCGCTGTCGTCGTTTATCTCCCAGCCCGTCGAACAATTTCAGGCGTTCGTCGAGCCGGGGGCGATGCTTGATTTCGCGCGGTGGAACATTCTCGTGGTCGCCATTCCGATGATGATCGTTTCGGCGATCACCACGCATTTGAACGCCCGCGTCTCATTGTCCCGCCAGTCGCCGGAGGCCGCGGCCAACCCGCAGGCGAGAATCATGAACCAGCTCATGCTGTGGGCCTTCCCGATCGGCATCCTCGTCACCGGTGCGTTCTGGCCCATGGCGATCCTCGTGTACATGGTCACCAATAACTTGTGGACCCTCGGCCAGCAGTACTTCTTGTTCGAGAAGATGGCCAAGGAGGACGACGCCGCTGCTTTGCAGCGTCGTGAGGAGCAGAAGGCACTGGCTCCGAGAGTGGGGATGAAGCCCAGCACGACCAAGAAGAACCGGTCGTCCGCGGCCGGTACCGCGGCAATCACGAGTCCGACGGTCGAGACGGGCACCCCGGCTGACGTCAATGACGAGGCGAGCGCTTCCGGGCCCGCGGTCGCTCCGGGAAGCGCCCCCCGCCCGGGTCAACGTCCCCACTCCCCCGGTACACAGCGGAGCAGGCCGGCTCAGAAGGGGTCAGGTTCTCGGCCCAAAAACAAGAAGAAGAAAAAGAAGCGTTGA